A stretch of the Lolium perenne isolate Kyuss_39 chromosome 3, Kyuss_2.0, whole genome shotgun sequence genome encodes the following:
- the LOC139838157 gene encoding putative F-box protein At1g50870, whose amino-acid sequence MASQEACSTAAPCGTAASSVGFLPADVIYDVLLHLPAKTLCRFRAVSRSWRSLLTTDPHFAGAHASRHPHVVALFFDEKDSRCHADTFDLSGNRIRRVTLNESSSAITGLCTHGNLACLTRNGVGPNRVRLINLATGVASAFPGPDVVGIAVYMLGQVASSGEHKLLCVDVGYEQCHVLVLGLGGGGHPRWRRKESPPVRLTHYIFFAGHSAVVQGTVYCLADPHSDSGIYKDSMVSFNLETEEWAPTVLAGPLGDRLNSGRRPLVYDGISLAELSGYLVTAHTDEYTWSMDLWFLVEGQWCKRHHIWLNVIFDSLHPRPVPLFVFDDGRILLRAYDEFKTMKRLLVLRVYDTTTKTKTGETTDIRGWSATGLCKGSLLLCP is encoded by the coding sequence ATGGCATCGCAAGAGGCGTGCTCCACCGCCGCGCCATGCGGGACAGCGGCCTCCAGCGTAGGTTTCCTCCCcgccgacgtgatctacgacgtccTGCTGCACCTCCCGGCCAAGACGCTCTGCCGCTTCCGCGCCGTGAGCAGGTCGTGGCGCTCCCTGCTGACCACAGACCCGCACTTCGCCGGTGCCCACGCGTCCCGGCACCCTCACGTCGTCGCTCTATTCTTCGATGAGAAGGACAGCAGGTGCCACGCCGACACCTTCGACTTGTCCGGGAACCGGATCAGACGGGTAACCCTGAACGAGTCGAGCTCGGCGATCACGGGCCTGTGCACGCACGGCAACCTCGCCTGCCTCACCCGGAACGGTGTCGGCCCTAACAGAGTCCGCCTGATCAACCTCGCCACCGGCGTTGCGTCAGCCTTTCCGGGGCCAGATGTGGTTGGAATCGCCGTGTACATGCTTGGGCAGGTCGCCTCCTCGGGGGAGCACAAACTGCTCTGCGTCGACGTGGGTTATGAACAGTGCCACGTCTTGGTCCTCGGCCTTGGCGGCGGTGGTCACCCGCGGTGGAGGAGGAAGGAGAGTCCGCCCGTCCGCCTGACGCATTACATCTTCTTCGCCGGACATTCAGCAGTCGTCCAAGGTACCGTGTACTGCCTAGCTGACCCACACTCCGATTCCGGCATCTACAAAGACTCCATGGTTTCCTTCAATCTGGAGACGGAGGAGTGGGCGCCGACGGTCCTCGCGGGGCCCCTAGGCGACCGCCTAAACAGCGGCAGGAGGCCGTTGGTCTATGACGGCATTTCCTTGGCAGAGCTAAGCGGCTACCTGGTTACAGCCCACACGGACGAGTACACATGGTCCATGGATCTGTGGTTTCTGGTGGAAGGCCAGTGGTGCAAGAGGCATCACATATGGTTGAACGTGATTTTTGATTCGCTTCACCCGCGCCCGGTGCCGTTGTTCGTGTTTGACGACGGCAGGATATTGCTGCGGGCGTATGATGAGTTCAAGACAATGAAAAGGTTGCTGGTGCTGCGGGTGTATGACACCACAACTAAGACTAAAACCGGAGAGACAACAGATATAAGAGGTTGGAGTGCAACTGGGCTTTGTAAAGGAAGCTTGCTGCTGTGTCCATGA